The following nucleotide sequence is from Paenibacillus andongensis.
GATGATTATCAGTATTTTGTTCGTTCTAATCTGTCTGGCTCTAGTAGGTATATCGGTCTATGTTGGCTGGCAGCTCACACATCCGCAACGTAAACCTGTTGATGACTCGCCTGATCACTATGGTTTGCACATGGAGAATATTACATTCCCAAGCCGATCTAGAGATGTTCGTTTAGATGGATGGTTTTTGAAGTCCCCATGTGCGCCAACGGATGCTATCCCAATGACCGTTATTATGTCTCATGGTTATGCAGGAACACGTCTGGAAAAAGGGCTTCCAGCGTTGGCTTTGGCTAAATCCATTGTTGAAGCAGGATATCATGTGTTTATGTTTGATTTTCGAAACTCGGGGAACTCGGAAGGGAAAATAACGACGGTTGGCTTTTTGGAAAAGCAAGATGTACTCGGTGCAATCGACTGGGTTCAAGAACGCGAACCAAGTAAAATCTGCTTGATTGGCTTTTCAATGGGAGGCAGTACATCCATCC
It contains:
- a CDS encoding alpha/beta hydrolase; its protein translation is MIWMIISILFVLICLALVGISVYVGWQLTHPQRKPVDDSPDHYGLHMENITFPSRSRDVRLDGWFLKSPCAPTDAIPMTVIMSHGYAGTRLEKGLPALALAKSIVEAGYHVFMFDFRNSGNSEGKITTVGFLEKQDVLGAIDWVQEREPSKICLIGFSMGGSTSILAAAEERAVLGVITDSAFSQLSPYLKDNLPVWSNLPRFPFTPLILLILPRLIGINPHRVDALAAVDHIYPRPILFIHSRDDKAIPWSNSESMWSRYPDVFELWVTQKAGHVGSYQMQPEAYTQRVLAFLSKL